In Neisseria dentiae, one DNA window encodes the following:
- a CDS encoding IS3 family transposase, whose product MRAKHPLKYLLHSAGIPKSSFHYHIGKADPDAAAKTAVSEVYRRHKGRYGHRRIAAVLSWNKKKVQRIMGLLGLKAKVRSKKAYRPQAVGEASDNILNREFTAGKPADKWLTDVTEFKCTNGKLYLSPVLDVFNREIVAYSLGRRANSKMVAQMLDQAFGRLKGQTPLLHSDQGVLYRTEAYRTKLAEKGIVQSMSRKGNCWDNAPMESFFGTLKTESFYQEGALSVAELTEVIDDYIHYYNHERISLNLKKLSPVGYRTQLEKAV is encoded by the coding sequence TTGAGGGCGAAACACCCGCTGAAATATCTGCTGCACAGTGCCGGCATTCCCAAAAGCAGCTTTCATTACCATATCGGCAAAGCCGATCCCGATGCGGCGGCCAAAACCGCCGTGAGTGAAGTCTATCGCCGACACAAAGGCCGTTACGGTCATCGGCGGATTGCCGCCGTATTGTCGTGGAACAAAAAGAAAGTGCAGCGCATTATGGGTTTGTTGGGACTAAAAGCCAAAGTCCGCAGTAAAAAAGCCTACCGTCCGCAAGCAGTAGGAGAGGCTTCGGACAATATTCTCAATCGTGAGTTTACTGCCGGCAAACCGGCAGACAAATGGCTGACCGATGTGACGGAGTTCAAATGCACAAACGGGAAGCTGTATTTATCGCCGGTATTGGATGTGTTTAATAGGGAGATTGTGGCCTATTCTTTAGGCCGCAGAGCAAACAGTAAAATGGTGGCGCAAATGTTGGACCAAGCATTCGGCCGTCTGAAAGGCCAAACGCCGCTGCTGCATTCCGACCAAGGTGTGCTTTACCGCACCGAGGCTTATCGAACGAAATTGGCTGAGAAAGGGATTGTGCAAAGTATGTCGCGCAAAGGCAATTGTTGGGACAATGCGCCGATGGAGAGTTTTTTCGGTACACTGAAAACGGAGAGTTTCTATCAGGAAGGTGCGCTGTCGGTGGCGGAGCTGACAGAGGTAATAGATGATTACATACATTACTACAATCATGAACGGATTAGTTTAAACTTGAAAAAGCTGAGTCCTGTCGGCTACAGAACCCAGCTTGAAAAGGCTGTTTGA
- a CDS encoding helix-turn-helix domain-containing protein: MSKYNLHFKYRAVLHYHQVHSQQRTAEHFNVSRTHLRRWIAAYRQGGIAALQHPQATFMKTMKTNAKTRLSPTNPTTKKPRRN, from the coding sequence ATGTCCAAATATAACCTACACTTCAAATACCGAGCCGTACTCCATTACCACCAAGTGCACAGCCAACAGCGCACCGCAGAGCACTTCAACGTCTCACGCACCCACCTGCGCCGTTGGATAGCCGCCTATCGGCAAGGCGGTATCGCCGCACTCCAACACCCGCAGGCTACGTTTATGAAGACTATGAAGACCAACGCAAAAACCCGTTTATCGCCGACAAACCCGACCACGAAAAAACCCAGGCGGAACTGA